The Pseudoalteromonas translucida KMM 520 genome segment TGCTTTCGTTGATAGCCACTTTGTATGGAACATCTTCACGAAATTTTAGCTCATAGCTGCTTAAACGTAATATTGCGCGTTCAACCATATCTAACTCATCGAATGGACGGGTTAAATGCGGTGATACAGCCTCGTCTAGTTGCTTATAATTTACCGCAACGCCACTGGCTAAATCTTTAAAATATTCAACATCAATTTTAGTCACGTCGTTTTCGATCAACATTTGTTGTTCGATATCGGCAATTGCATTGCCACTTAATTGCCAAGAATAAATGGCCTGAAGTGCTAATATACGTGCTTTACGTCTTGCTGCTGGTTTCACAAAAATTCCTTAAACTTAAATTTTATCTAACACATTAACCATTTCAAGCGCGCCTAAAGCAGCTTCGCCGCCTTTATTGCCCATTTTGGTGCCAGCACGCTCAATTGCTTGTTCAATGCTTTCTGTGGTTAATACGCCAAATGCAACCGGTATATCATACTCAAGTGATACTTGCGCAAGACCTTTGTTTGATTCGCCAGCAACTAGGTCAAAGTGTGGAGTACCACCTCTGATCACTACGCCTAAAGCGATGATTGCATCATACTGTTTTTTTGCCGCAATACGTTTCGCTGCTAAAGGTAATTCAACCGCGCCAGGTACATAAACCACGGTAATATCGTCATCCGATACACCACCTGTGCGTTTTAATTCATCAATAGCGCCTGCTAATAAGCTACTACCAATAAAGTCATTAAAGCGAGAAATGACAATGGCAAATTTTTTGCCCGGAGCGTACTTACTACCTTCAATAATTTTCATTTGATAACCTTAAAAATAAGTTTGAGCGATTTCGATTGCGCAAAAATTGCAGCGCATCATACCATAAAAATAAAATAATAGCCTAGCGCCTAATTACTGTGGCTCTATGTAGTCAACAACTTCTAAATGAAACCCAGAAAGTGCATGGTACTTTTTAGGGCGACTCATTAAACGCATTTGTTTAATGCCTAAATCGGCTAAAATTTGTGAACCCACGCCTACAGTACGAGACGTACCTGTAAATTTATTCGGTGTTACATCCTCACCCGAATCTTCGGCTGCAAACGCTTTTACTGTTGCCTCAAGTTCTGCGGTGCTTTCTTGTTTGCCTAAAATAACTAATACACCATTATGCTTCGCTATATAAGCCATTGCGTCAGACACGCCCCAACTACGCTCAGAATTTCTATCTGAGAGTAAAATATCGTTAAAGGTGCTTTGTAAATGTACTCGCACTACGGTTGGCGCTTGTTGTTTTATTTCGCCTTTTACTAATGCGTAATGTAGTTGTCCGTCAATGGTGTCTTTATAAGTTACTAAATCAAACTCACCGTGCTCGGTAGGTAACTTACACTTTGCAACTTGCTCTATCGTGGTTTCGTTTAAGTTACGGTATTCAATTAAATCAGCTATGGTGCCAATTTTAATATCGTGCTGTTTAGAAAATACCTCTAAGTCAGGACGGCGCGCCATAGTGCCATCTGCATTGAGTATTTCTACAATAACCGATGAAGGCTCAAGCCCTGCTAAACGGGCTAAGTCGCAGCCAGCTTCAGTGTGCCCTGCACGCGTTAAAACACCACCAGGTTGTGCCATTATAGGAAAAATATGCCCAGGTTGTACTATGTCGCTAGGCACTGCGCCTTTAGCTATCGCTGCCTGCACTGTACGTGATCTATCTGCTGCCGAAATACCTGTGGTAACGCCTTTTGAAGCTTCTATCGACATAGTAAAATTAGTTGAAAACGCAGCACCGTTATTTTTTACCATAAGCGGTAAATCAAGTTGCTCGCATCGCTGTTGCGTCATGGTTAAACAAATTAAACCACGGCCATGCGTAGCCATAAAGTTAATAGCTTCTGCGCTAATATGCTCGGCGGCAATAATTAAATCGCCTTCATTTTCCCTGTCTTCATCGTCCATTAAAATAACCATTTTACCGGCTTTAATGTCTGCGATAATTTCTTCTGCGCTGTGTAAGTTCATAATTCACTCTTATTAGTTGTTAGTTGCGTTACTTAATAAAGCCCGCTTTTGCGAGTAAGCTCATTGAAATATCAGCGCCCGTAGGCTGCTCTGCGCCTTTTATAAGCCGCTCTAAATAACGCGCAATTTGGTCGACTTCCAAATTAACTTGGGTGCCCACTTTAAAATTAGCTATCGTTGTTTGCTCGCTGGTATGGGGCACAATCGTTAATTTAAATTTATTACCTTCTACTGCGTTCACTGTTAGGCTAATACCATCAATACATACCGAACCTTTGTATGGTATGTATTTCATTAGGTTTTCATCTGTGGTTAGCCAATATTCTGTAGCACGTGCGTTTGGCGTAATGGCGGTAATTGTAGCAATGCCATCAACATGACCAGACACTAAATGCCCACCTAAACGCGAAACCGGTTGCATGGCTTTTTCAAGATTAACTGTTTGCCCTAATGTGTAATGAGCAAAACCAGTTAAACCTATGGTTTCATTTGATAAGTCGGCACTAAAACCATCGGCATGTTTATCAACAACAGTTAAACACACACCATTAGTGGCAATACTATCACCTAACTTAACATCACTCATATCAAGGTCAGGGCTTTGTACACGAATAGCTAAATCGCCTTGTTTTTTTTGTAATAAAGCAATTTTGCCTGTGGCTTCTATTATCCCAGTAAACATAGCATTACTCTTTTTTATCAAGTGGTTTTAATGAGCTTTTTACTGCGCTAATACGTAAATCATCACCTATACGCGTACACTCATTAAAAGTTAAATTAATCGTATTTTGCATACTGATCAACTCAGGAAAATTAACTAAACTCTTGCCATCACACCCAATTAATTTAGGCGCTAGATAAAAAATAAATTCATCTATTAAATCCAGTTCAACCATTTTACCCGCAAGGGTTGCCCCTGCCTCTAGCCACACGGTGTTAAATTGCAGCTTTGCGAGCTTTTTTAAAACCGCGGTTAAATCAACTTTTGAATTACTAGCAGTTACTACTATATGCTTTACAAAATGCGGCCAATGTTGCGATTTATCAACCTTGGTAGTAAAAATTATTATTTCACTTTCAATAGCAAATAAAGCAAGATTTGGGGTTAAACGATTTTGCGAGTCAATAATAACACGCACCGGTTGGCGAAGCGGTAACTGTGTAGGTAATGCCTGCGGTAATTCATTTTTACGCACATTTAATTTAGCGTCATCTACTAATACTGTGTCGGCACCGGTTAAAATAGCGCAACTTTGTGCACGATATAACTGTACGTCTTGGCGTGCTGCTGCGCCTGTTATCCACTTACTTTGGCCATTATTTAGCGCCGTTTTGCCATCAATACTGGCGGCCATTTTACACGTTACATAGGGCAGGCCATGCTCCATGCGTTTAAAAAAGCCTAAATTAAGCGCCCTAGCCTGTGCTTCAAGTAACCCATGTGCAACCTCAATACCAGCGTCGCTAAGTATTTTCAGCCCCTTACCTGCCACTTGTGGATTGCTATCGACCATAGCAGCAATTACTTTTACTACACCGGCGGCTTTTAAACCTTCTGCGCACGGTGGTGTACGACCATAATGGCTACATGGCTCAAGCGTAACATAAGCTGTTGCGCCTTTTGCTTTACTGCCTGCCATAGCAAGTGCATTTACTTCTGCATGCCCTTGTCCGGCAAGCTGATGAAATCCCTCGCCTACTATTTCATTGTTTTTAACTAATACACAACCTACGTTTGGATTAGGCGTGGTAGTAAACCGGCCTTTTTTAGCCAGCTCTATAGCACGTGCCATATACATTTCGTCATATAGGTTAAAAACGTAGTCGCTTTGCATACTTATTCCCCTAAACGGGCAATTTCTTCGCCAAATTCGCGAATATCTTCGAACGAGCGATACACTGAGGCAAAGCGCACATAAGCTACCTTATCGAGTTTTTTAAGCGCTTCCATAATGCACTCTCCCACTAAATGGCTCGAAACCTCTCGCTCGCCGGTTGCGCGTAATTGCGATTTTATTATATGAACGACTTCTTCTACTTGTTCGGTACTTACAGGGCGTTTTTCCAGTGCGCGGTTTAAACCATTTAATAACTTATCTTCGTTAAAGGGTTCGCGGCTGCCATCTTGTTTTATTACCCGTGGCATAACCAGCTCTGCGCCCTCAAACGTAGTAAAACGCTCATGGCAGTCATTGCATTCACGACGACGACGCACTTGGTGACCACCGCCAACCAGGCGAGAGTCAATAACTTTGGTATCTTTTGCGGTACAAAATGGGCAATGCATAGCTAGGTACTTCCGTTTTAAAAAACAAAAAAGGCCGCTTTAAAGCGGCCTTTATCTTAGCAAAAAACTAAGCGATTGTGATCTAAATTACTGTTTTACTTTTATTAAGCGTAAACAGGTAGTTTTGCACAAATAGCTTTTACTTTTTCTCTTACTTGCGCCTGTACTGATTCATCATTGATGTTATCTAGTACGTCACAGATCCAGCCAGCAAGCTCTTTAGATTCTGCTTCTTTAAAACCACGACGAGTAATTGCAGGTGAACCAATACGTAGGCCAGATGTTACAAACGGTGAACGTGGATCGTTAGGCACTGAGTTTTTGTTAACTGTAATATGAGCGTTACCCAAAGCAGCATCTGCATCTTTACCGGTAATATCTTTATTGATTAAATCAAGTAAGAATAAGTGGTTTTCAGTTTTGTCAGATACAATTTTGTAGCCACGTTCCTGCATAACAGCAACCATAGCCTGTGCATTTTTAACAACTTGTGTTTGGTACACTTTAAACTCTGGCTGTAGAGCTTCTTTAAATGCCACTGCTTTAGCAGCAATAACATGACATAAAGGACCGCCTTGGCCACCAGGGAAAACAGCACTGTTAAGCTTTTTGTAAATTGCTTCGTCGCCACATGCCGAAATAATTAAACCACCACGTGGGCCTGCTAATGTTTTATGTGTAGTTGTAGTAACAACATGTGCGTGAGGAACTGGGCTTGGGTAAATACCCGCCGCAATTAAACCAGCAACGTGCGCCATATCTACAAAAAAGTAAGCGCCAATTTTATCAGCGATTTCACGTAATTTAGCCCAATCAACAATACCTGAGTATGCTGAGAAGCCACCAATGATCATTTTTGGCTTGTGCTCAAGCGCTAGCGCTTCAACCTGTGCGTAATCAATTTCGCCTGTAGTTTCATCTAGGCCATACTGAATTGCATTGTAAAGCTTACCTGAAAAGTTTACGTGTGAACCATGCGTTAAATGGCCGCCATGAGCTAAGCTCATACCAAGTACAGTGTCACCGGCGTTTAATAACGCTAAAAAAACAGCCGCATTTGCTTGCGAACCAGCATGTGGTTGTACGTTTGCGTAGTCAGAACCAAATAGTTCGTTAGCACGGTCAATCGCTAATTGCTCAACAACGTCTACATGCTCACAACCGCCATAGTAACGTTTGCCCGGATAACCTTCTGCGTATTTATTAGTTAACTGTGAACCCTGTGCTTCTAGTACGCGTGGGCTACAGTAGTTTTCAGAAGCGATTAATTCAATGTGATCTTCTTGGCGCGCAGTTTCTTTTGCAATTGCGTCAAATAACTCTGGGTCAAAATCTGAAATATTCATGCTACGTTCTAACATTGGGGTCTCCTGGGGCAAGGTGTATGGTATTTTTTAGAGGCTTTATTGTACGCTTAAAACGACTATTTGCCTACGCTCTTAAGTTGAGGATATTTAAACAGGGATTGAATTTATTTCACAGGCTTTTTAAGATGATATTTTTTAATCATTACATAACAAATTAAAATATATATTAATTACTATATTTGCATAGCTAATGAAAGGATTAACATCCACACTAAAATATACCTATAAAAAAGCGACCAAGGCCGCTTTAATTAAACTTTATTTTTAACTTAATTTTTTAAGCATTTCAGTACGTAAGGCATCATAATCAGCATTTATATCATTAGCTAAGCATGGCTTAGCTAATGCATCTGCAAGTGGCTTTGGCATATCTAGTTCAATGTTTAAAATACCTTCAACACTGTCTTTAAATTTAGCAGGATGAGCCGTGGCTAAAAAGATTCCAGCAGCACCAGAAGCGCGATTTTCAACAAGCCCTTGGTATGCAATAGCGGTATGCGGCTCAGCAACATAACCTGTTTGTTGAATATTTTTCATCACTGTTTGCGTATCTTGCTCGTTTACGCTGGTTGAATAAAAATTATCGTAGCTAAACCAATTGTTGTCGAGCATAGTTTGCACTCGTGGCCAGTTATTTGGCTTGCTTACATCCATAGCATTTGAAAGTGATTCTAGCGTCGCATTTGGCGTCCAGTTTTTATCCAGCATAAAGCGCGGTACTGTATCGTTTTGATTAGTAGTTGCACTTAGTTTGCCAACAGGCAAACCAATAACAGCACCTATCATTGCCGCGCACACATTACCAAAGTTACCACTTGGAACCGAAATGTGCGCAGTAGCACGTTTTGCTTTTGGTAATTGTGCAATTGCCTCAAAGTAATAACAAACTTGCGCTACTAAGCGACTAATATTAATAGAGTTAGCAGAGTTAAGCCCCAGTGTAGATTTAACTTCTTCATCTAAAAACGCATTTTTAACTAACTCTTGGCAATCATCAAAGCTGCCTTCAACCGCGTAACAATGAATGTTGCCACCCAATGTAGTAAAGAGCTTTTGCTGCGCCAGTGAAATTTTACCTTTAGGGTATAAAATTACTACGTCGATATTAGGCTTATTATAAAACGCATGTGCAACCGCCGCGCCAGTATCGCCCGACGTTGCAGTTAAAATAGTCACTTTATCGCCTTGATTAAACTGCGCTAAACACTCTGCCATAAAACGCGCACCAAAATCTTTAAACGCTAAGGTAGGCCCATGAAACAACTCCAAACAATAAGTGTTCTCTGCCACTTCCACCAGCTTAACCGGAAAGTTAAATGCATTTTTAACCATATGTG includes the following:
- a CDS encoding riboflavin synthase, producing MFTGIIEATGKIALLQKKQGDLAIRVQSPDLDMSDVKLGDSIATNGVCLTVVDKHADGFSADLSNETIGLTGFAHYTLGQTVNLEKAMQPVSRLGGHLVSGHVDGIATITAITPNARATEYWLTTDENLMKYIPYKGSVCIDGISLTVNAVEGNKFKLTIVPHTSEQTTIANFKVGTQVNLEVDQIARYLERLIKGAEQPTGADISMSLLAKAGFIK
- the glyA gene encoding serine hydroxymethyltransferase, with protein sequence MLERSMNISDFDPELFDAIAKETARQEDHIELIASENYCSPRVLEAQGSQLTNKYAEGYPGKRYYGGCEHVDVVEQLAIDRANELFGSDYANVQPHAGSQANAAVFLALLNAGDTVLGMSLAHGGHLTHGSHVNFSGKLYNAIQYGLDETTGEIDYAQVEALALEHKPKMIIGGFSAYSGIVDWAKLREIADKIGAYFFVDMAHVAGLIAAGIYPSPVPHAHVVTTTTHKTLAGPRGGLIISACGDEAIYKKLNSAVFPGGQGGPLCHVIAAKAVAFKEALQPEFKVYQTQVVKNAQAMVAVMQERGYKIVSDKTENHLFLLDLINKDITGKDADAALGNAHITVNKNSVPNDPRSPFVTSGLRIGSPAITRRGFKEAESKELAGWICDVLDNINDESVQAQVREKVKAICAKLPVYA
- the nusB gene encoding transcription antitermination factor NusB encodes the protein MKPAARRKARILALQAIYSWQLSGNAIADIEQQMLIENDVTKIDVEYFKDLASGVAVNYKQLDEAVSPHLTRPFDELDMVERAILRLSSYELKFREDVPYKVAINESIELAKMFGAEDSHKFVNGVLDKAVKHLRK
- the ribE gene encoding 6,7-dimethyl-8-ribityllumazine synthase is translated as MKIIEGSKYAPGKKFAIVISRFNDFIGSSLLAGAIDELKRTGGVSDDDITVVYVPGAVELPLAAKRIAAKKQYDAIIALGVVIRGGTPHFDLVAGESNKGLAQVSLEYDIPVAFGVLTTESIEQAIERAGTKMGNKGGEAALGALEMVNVLDKI
- the ribD gene encoding bifunctional diaminohydroxyphosphoribosylaminopyrimidine deaminase/5-amino-6-(5-phosphoribosylamino)uracil reductase RibD, with protein sequence MQSDYVFNLYDEMYMARAIELAKKGRFTTTPNPNVGCVLVKNNEIVGEGFHQLAGQGHAEVNALAMAGSKAKGATAYVTLEPCSHYGRTPPCAEGLKAAGVVKVIAAMVDSNPQVAGKGLKILSDAGIEVAHGLLEAQARALNLGFFKRMEHGLPYVTCKMAASIDGKTALNNGQSKWITGAAARQDVQLYRAQSCAILTGADTVLVDDAKLNVRKNELPQALPTQLPLRQPVRVIIDSQNRLTPNLALFAIESEIIIFTTKVDKSQHWPHFVKHIVVTASNSKVDLTAVLKKLAKLQFNTVWLEAGATLAGKMVELDLIDEFIFYLAPKLIGCDGKSLVNFPELISMQNTINLTFNECTRIGDDLRISAVKSSLKPLDKKE
- the thrC gene encoding threonine synthase, which produces MQLHNLKECSQQVSFVEAVKTGLGRNQGVFFPESLTPLTDVDALLDMDFVTRSSKILSHLIGDELPADTVTHMVKNAFNFPVKLVEVAENTYCLELFHGPTLAFKDFGARFMAECLAQFNQGDKVTILTATSGDTGAAVAHAFYNKPNIDVVILYPKGKISLAQQKLFTTLGGNIHCYAVEGSFDDCQELVKNAFLDEEVKSTLGLNSANSINISRLVAQVCYYFEAIAQLPKAKRATAHISVPSGNFGNVCAAMIGAVIGLPVGKLSATTNQNDTVPRFMLDKNWTPNATLESLSNAMDVSKPNNWPRVQTMLDNNWFSYDNFYSTSVNEQDTQTVMKNIQQTGYVAEPHTAIAYQGLVENRASGAAGIFLATAHPAKFKDSVEGILNIELDMPKPLADALAKPCLANDINADYDALRTEMLKKLS
- the ribBA gene encoding bifunctional 3,4-dihydroxy-2-butanone-4-phosphate synthase/GTP cyclohydrolase II codes for the protein MNLHSAEEIIADIKAGKMVILMDDEDRENEGDLIIAAEHISAEAINFMATHGRGLICLTMTQQRCEQLDLPLMVKNNGAAFSTNFTMSIEASKGVTTGISAADRSRTVQAAIAKGAVPSDIVQPGHIFPIMAQPGGVLTRAGHTEAGCDLARLAGLEPSSVIVEILNADGTMARRPDLEVFSKQHDIKIGTIADLIEYRNLNETTIEQVAKCKLPTEHGEFDLVTYKDTIDGQLHYALVKGEIKQQAPTVVRVHLQSTFNDILLSDRNSERSWGVSDAMAYIAKHNGVLVILGKQESTAELEATVKAFAAEDSGEDVTPNKFTGTSRTVGVGSQILADLGIKQMRLMSRPKKYHALSGFHLEVVDYIEPQ
- the nrdR gene encoding transcriptional regulator NrdR; amino-acid sequence: MHCPFCTAKDTKVIDSRLVGGGHQVRRRRECNDCHERFTTFEGAELVMPRVIKQDGSREPFNEDKLLNGLNRALEKRPVSTEQVEEVVHIIKSQLRATGEREVSSHLVGECIMEALKKLDKVAYVRFASVYRSFEDIREFGEEIARLGE